From the Mangifera indica cultivar Alphonso chromosome 10, CATAS_Mindica_2.1, whole genome shotgun sequence genome, one window contains:
- the LOC123227784 gene encoding transcription initiation factor TFIID subunit 11, with amino-acid sequence MKQSKDPFEAALEEQEESPPDSPIGPDELDGQTQSAPAPGGLDDDFESLSAPMPVSGGTNINAAVTKNKDDDEEEEEENVDVELAKFPSSADPSKMAKMQAILSQFTEGQMDRYESFRRSALQKANMRRLLVSITGSQKISLPMTIVVCGIAKMFVGELVETARMVMAERKESGPIRPCHIREAYRRLKLEGKVPRRSIQRLFR; translated from the exons ATGAAGCAATCTAAGGATCCATTTGAGGCTGCACTGGAGGAGCAGGAGGAATCACCACCCGATTCCCCCATTGGCCCGGATGAGTTAGATGGTCAAACTCAGAGTGCCCCTGCTCCTGGTGGATTAGATGATGACTTTGAAAGTTTATCTGCACCCATGCCGGTGTCAGGCGGGACCAATATAAATGCTGCTGTCACCAAGAAcaaagatgatgatgaggaagaagaggaggagaATGTGGATGTTGAACTTGCTAAGTTCCCATCTAGTGCTGACCCTTCTAAAATGGCCAAGATGCA GGCTATTCTATCTCAATTCACAGAGGGCCAGATGGATAGGTATGAATCCTTTCGAAGATCTGCACTTCAGAAGGCTAACATGAGAAGG TTGTTAGTGAGCATCACTGGAAGCCAGAAAATTTCGTTACCGATGACAATTGTAGTGTGTGGCATAGCAAAAATGTTTGTCGGTGAACTAGTTGAAACAG CTAGAATGGTCATGGCAGAGCGGAAGGAATCCGGACCGATCAGGCCGTGCCACATCAGAGAAGCTTATAGAAGATTAAAGCTTGAAGGCAAAGTACCAAGGAGATCAATTCAAAGGCTGTTTCGGTAG
- the LOC123227785 gene encoding uncharacterized protein LOC123227785 isoform X3 — MEKSSLCFFLIWDSSLFQRVSPDYLPFGNEKKSNLRPATTCKEDRENGKAITITNTTTGFDHTNSETTTSTTTKAFRFKSPCKFQDNVNANSPSPLSENNNQSQRLDMSSPSSGDMLLQWGQKKRARLSRTEIRSLTDDSSSSSSAARGRHPINKVQRRGSGLMDKLSSLPMPPPPPPPSSIPSNGSSTSKKNSGFIPSRNLEERSSVVTGSPSRNRTSGNSTRAVSRSTATAGKRSPPSPDKIDKKIASSESQKYEKLNGSSTRHGHHNHLDSRPVQSDQEVGGAVVEKVNVEVIEWPRIFVALSRKEKEDDFLAMKGTKLPHRPKKRPKNIDRALQFCFPGMWLADLTKSRYEVREKKSVKKQKRRGLKGMEGLESDSE, encoded by the exons ATGGAAAAAAGTTCACTTTGCTTTTTTCTCATCTGGGATTCTTCATT aTTTCAGAGAGTGAGTCCAGATTATCTTCCTTTCGGCAATGAAAAAAAATCGAACTTGAGACCAGCAACAACTTGTAAAGAAGATCGTGAAAATGGGAAAGCAATCACAATCACAAACACAACAACTGGTTTTGATCATACTAATTCTgaaacaacaacatcaacaactaCAAAGGCTTTTAGATTCAAATCCCCATGTAAATTTCAAGATAACGTGAATGCAAATTCTCCTTCTCCACTCTCAGAAAACAACAATCAAAGTCAAAGACTTGATATGAGTAGTCCTAGTTCCGGTGATATGCTGCTGCAATGGGGTCAAAAAAAGAGGGCCAGACTCTCCAGAACTGAGATCCGTTCACTTACTGAtgattcatcttcttcctcatcagCAGCTCGTGGCAGACACCCCATTAACAAAGTTCAAAGAAGAGGATCTGGGTTGATGGATAAACTCTCTAGTCTTCCCATGCCGCCGCCTCCTCCTCCTCCATCTTCAATTCCTTCTAATGGTTCTTCTACTTCTAAGAAGAATTCTGGGTTCATTCCCAGCAG GAATCTCGAAGAGCGATCTAGTGTGGTAACTGGATCACCTTCTAGAAACCGTACAAGTGGTAATTCTACCAGGGCGGTTTCTAGATCTACAGCAACAGCAGGGAAAAGGTCTCCCCCTTCTCCAGATAAAATTGATAAGAAGATCGCATCTTCAGAGTCACAAAAATATGAGAAGCTGAATGGATCGTCCACACGACATGGTCATCACAATCATCTTGATTCCCGGCCAGTTCAGTCGGACCAAGAGGTTGGTGGAGCAGTAGTAGAAAAGGTGAATGTTGAAGTGATTGAGTGGCCAAGGATTTTTGTTGCCTTGTCTAGgaaggagaaagaagatgatTTTCTAGCAATGAAAGGCACAAAGCTACCTCATAGACCAAAGAAAAGGCCCAAGAATATCGATAGGGCTCTTCAG TTTTGTTTTCCAGGGATGTGGCTTGCGGATTTGACTAAGAGTCGCTATGAGGTTCGAGAAAAGAAAAGTGTTAAGAAG CAAAAGAGAAGAGGGTTGAAAGGAATGGAGGGCTTGGAAAGTGATTCGGAGTAG
- the LOC123227785 gene encoding uncharacterized protein LOC123227785 isoform X2, with translation MMRFQRVSPDYLPFGNEKKSNLRPATTCKEDRENGKAITITNTTTGFDHTNSETTTSTTTKAFRFKSPCKFQDNVNANSPSPLSENNNQSQRLDMSSPSSGDMLLQWGQKKRARLSRTEIRSLTDDSSSSSSAARGRHPINKVQRRGSGLMDKLSSLPMPPPPPPPSSIPSNGSSTSKKNSGFIPSRLETLNKSSPRLLNLNHTKHYQHHHHRCLLLLAMTRNLEERSSVVTGSPSRNRTSGNSTRAVSRSTATAGKRSPPSPDKIDKKIASSESQKYEKLNGSSTRHGHHNHLDSRPVQSDQEVGGAVVEKVNVEVIEWPRIFVALSRKEKEDDFLAMKGTKLPHRPKKRPKNIDRALQFCFPGMWLADLTKSRYEVREKKSVKKQKRRGLKGMEGLESDSE, from the exons ATGATGAG aTTTCAGAGAGTGAGTCCAGATTATCTTCCTTTCGGCAATGAAAAAAAATCGAACTTGAGACCAGCAACAACTTGTAAAGAAGATCGTGAAAATGGGAAAGCAATCACAATCACAAACACAACAACTGGTTTTGATCATACTAATTCTgaaacaacaacatcaacaactaCAAAGGCTTTTAGATTCAAATCCCCATGTAAATTTCAAGATAACGTGAATGCAAATTCTCCTTCTCCACTCTCAGAAAACAACAATCAAAGTCAAAGACTTGATATGAGTAGTCCTAGTTCCGGTGATATGCTGCTGCAATGGGGTCAAAAAAAGAGGGCCAGACTCTCCAGAACTGAGATCCGTTCACTTACTGAtgattcatcttcttcctcatcagCAGCTCGTGGCAGACACCCCATTAACAAAGTTCAAAGAAGAGGATCTGGGTTGATGGATAAACTCTCTAGTCTTCCCATGCCGCCGCCTCCTCCTCCTCCATCTTCAATTCCTTCTAATGGTTCTTCTACTTCTAAGAAGAATTCTGGGTTCATTCCCAGCAG GCTTGAAACCCTTAACAAAAGCAGCCCACGTTTACTTAATCTTAACCACACCAAGCattatcaacatcatcatcaCCGCTGTCTTCTTTTGTTGGCCATGACCAGGAATCTCGAAGAGCGATCTAGTGTGGTAACTGGATCACCTTCTAGAAACCGTACAAGTGGTAATTCTACCAGGGCGGTTTCTAGATCTACAGCAACAGCAGGGAAAAGGTCTCCCCCTTCTCCAGATAAAATTGATAAGAAGATCGCATCTTCAGAGTCACAAAAATATGAGAAGCTGAATGGATCGTCCACACGACATGGTCATCACAATCATCTTGATTCCCGGCCAGTTCAGTCGGACCAAGAGGTTGGTGGAGCAGTAGTAGAAAAGGTGAATGTTGAAGTGATTGAGTGGCCAAGGATTTTTGTTGCCTTGTCTAGgaaggagaaagaagatgatTTTCTAGCAATGAAAGGCACAAAGCTACCTCATAGACCAAAGAAAAGGCCCAAGAATATCGATAGGGCTCTTCAG TTTTGTTTTCCAGGGATGTGGCTTGCGGATTTGACTAAGAGTCGCTATGAGGTTCGAGAAAAGAAAAGTGTTAAGAAG CAAAAGAGAAGAGGGTTGAAAGGAATGGAGGGCTTGGAAAGTGATTCGGAGTAG
- the LOC123227785 gene encoding uncharacterized protein LOC123227785 isoform X1 has protein sequence MEKSSLCFFLIWDSSLFQRVSPDYLPFGNEKKSNLRPATTCKEDRENGKAITITNTTTGFDHTNSETTTSTTTKAFRFKSPCKFQDNVNANSPSPLSENNNQSQRLDMSSPSSGDMLLQWGQKKRARLSRTEIRSLTDDSSSSSSAARGRHPINKVQRRGSGLMDKLSSLPMPPPPPPPSSIPSNGSSTSKKNSGFIPSRLETLNKSSPRLLNLNHTKHYQHHHHRCLLLLAMTRNLEERSSVVTGSPSRNRTSGNSTRAVSRSTATAGKRSPPSPDKIDKKIASSESQKYEKLNGSSTRHGHHNHLDSRPVQSDQEVGGAVVEKVNVEVIEWPRIFVALSRKEKEDDFLAMKGTKLPHRPKKRPKNIDRALQFCFPGMWLADLTKSRYEVREKKSVKKQKRRGLKGMEGLESDSE, from the exons ATGGAAAAAAGTTCACTTTGCTTTTTTCTCATCTGGGATTCTTCATT aTTTCAGAGAGTGAGTCCAGATTATCTTCCTTTCGGCAATGAAAAAAAATCGAACTTGAGACCAGCAACAACTTGTAAAGAAGATCGTGAAAATGGGAAAGCAATCACAATCACAAACACAACAACTGGTTTTGATCATACTAATTCTgaaacaacaacatcaacaactaCAAAGGCTTTTAGATTCAAATCCCCATGTAAATTTCAAGATAACGTGAATGCAAATTCTCCTTCTCCACTCTCAGAAAACAACAATCAAAGTCAAAGACTTGATATGAGTAGTCCTAGTTCCGGTGATATGCTGCTGCAATGGGGTCAAAAAAAGAGGGCCAGACTCTCCAGAACTGAGATCCGTTCACTTACTGAtgattcatcttcttcctcatcagCAGCTCGTGGCAGACACCCCATTAACAAAGTTCAAAGAAGAGGATCTGGGTTGATGGATAAACTCTCTAGTCTTCCCATGCCGCCGCCTCCTCCTCCTCCATCTTCAATTCCTTCTAATGGTTCTTCTACTTCTAAGAAGAATTCTGGGTTCATTCCCAGCAG GCTTGAAACCCTTAACAAAAGCAGCCCACGTTTACTTAATCTTAACCACACCAAGCattatcaacatcatcatcaCCGCTGTCTTCTTTTGTTGGCCATGACCAGGAATCTCGAAGAGCGATCTAGTGTGGTAACTGGATCACCTTCTAGAAACCGTACAAGTGGTAATTCTACCAGGGCGGTTTCTAGATCTACAGCAACAGCAGGGAAAAGGTCTCCCCCTTCTCCAGATAAAATTGATAAGAAGATCGCATCTTCAGAGTCACAAAAATATGAGAAGCTGAATGGATCGTCCACACGACATGGTCATCACAATCATCTTGATTCCCGGCCAGTTCAGTCGGACCAAGAGGTTGGTGGAGCAGTAGTAGAAAAGGTGAATGTTGAAGTGATTGAGTGGCCAAGGATTTTTGTTGCCTTGTCTAGgaaggagaaagaagatgatTTTCTAGCAATGAAAGGCACAAAGCTACCTCATAGACCAAAGAAAAGGCCCAAGAATATCGATAGGGCTCTTCAG TTTTGTTTTCCAGGGATGTGGCTTGCGGATTTGACTAAGAGTCGCTATGAGGTTCGAGAAAAGAAAAGTGTTAAGAAG CAAAAGAGAAGAGGGTTGAAAGGAATGGAGGGCTTGGAAAGTGATTCGGAGTAG
- the LOC123226970 gene encoding actin-related protein 2/3 complex subunit 2A: protein MLLLQSHSRFLLQTLLNRVQNLDKAVELDYHWVEFDDVRYHVQVTMKNPHLVLLSVSLPTPPPEAIFLRGLPSGAIEAIKAAYGLVVQILDPPRDGFNLTLKLNLSKLSPDEEIRQSLLVKIASVREVVLGAPLRVVLKHLATRTVATAMDQLLALVHRPKESFFIIPEAERVTVVFPMRFSDSIDTVLATSFLQEFVEARRTAGLNNAPLCLWSPSPPLELKEAPSEALSANAGFVTFVIFPRHVEGKKLDRTVWNLSTFHAYVSYHVKCSEGFMHTRMRRRVESMIQTLDRAKPDLDKAKKSINNRSFKRLTLKELREGRSNSMH, encoded by the exons ATGTTGCTTTTACAGTCTCACTCGAGGTTCCTTCTTCAAACCTTGTTGAATCGGGTTCAaaa TTTGGATAAAGCAGTTGAGCTGGATTATCACTGGGTTGAGTTTGACGATGTTCGTTACCACGTTCAG GTAACTATGAAGAATCCGCATCTTGTGCTGTTATCAGTGTCATTGCCCACTCCACCTCCTGAAGCCATTTTCCTTCGGGGACTTCCATCTGGAGCTATAGAAGCTATAAAAGCTGCATATGGTTTGGTTGTACAGATACTTGATCCTCCTCGAGATGGCTTTAATCTCACATTGAAACTCAATTTGTCAAAACTTTCTCCAGATGAAG AGATCAGACAATCTCTGTTGGTGAAGATTGCATCTGTAAGAGAAGTGGTATTAGGTGCTCCATTAAGAGTAGTACTAAAACATCTTGCTACAAGGACTGTTGCTACAGCTATGGATCAGCTTCTTGCCCTCGTGCATCGACCAAAGGAGTCCTTTTTCATCATTCCTGAG GCAGAAAGGGTGACTGTGGTGTTTCCCATGAGATTCAGCGACTCCATTGATACTGTTCTTGCAACTTCCTTCCTACAG GAATTTGTTGAAGCAAGGCGTACAGCTGGACTTAATAATGCACCTCTTTGTTTGTGGTCTCCTTCTCCTCCTCTAGAGCTGAAGGAAGCTCCTTCTGAAGCATTATCCGCTAACGCAGGATTTGTTACTTTTG TCATTTTTCCTCGACAtgtagaaggaaaaaaattggaTCGTACGGTTTGGAATTTATCGACTTTCCATGCATATGTTAGCTATCATGTTAAG TGCTCAGAGGGTTTCATGCACACACGAATGCGGCGTCGTGTGGAATCTATGATTCAG ACCTTGGATCGTGCCAAACCGGATTTGGATAAGGCAAAAAAGTCAATAAACAACAGATCATTCAAACGGCTG ACACTCAAGGAGCTCAGGGAGGGCCGGTCAAATTCAATGCACTGA
- the LOC123227573 gene encoding protein ROOT HAIR DEFECTIVE 3 homolog 2-like: protein MAQLSPLSVQLISSNGDLNVDGLENFVRATNLPDRGLSYSVVAIMGPQSSGKSTLMNHLFYTNFKEMDASDGRSQTTKGIWIDKCVDIEPFTIVMDLEGTDGTERGEDDTAFEKQSALFAVAIADVVLINIWCHDIGREQAGSRPLLKTVFQVMMRLFSSRKTTLLFVIRDKTKTPVEKLGSNLREDIQKIWEAFPKPQDHDSTPLSEFFNVEVIALSSYEEKEQEFKEQVAQLRQRFFHSISPGGLAGDRQEVVPASVFSFSVQQIWKLIKENKDLNLPAHKVMVATFRCEEIANVKLCLLSDDKGRLALEEAIQVGPIPGFGKEAHTIIDTYLSDYDKETIYFDEAVRTRKRQDLESKAIHIFYRAYTVILDHLQSKGFDSFKISLEQLLKDGEGFASAVRTCLQSCMLEFDQGCADAAIRLANWDASKVQEELLHDIHEHASSLLHAKLSEIKAKFEEKLTAGLTEPAKYLFAAGSEDTWASLRKLLGSVTEAAVLEYLNAISGFELDQATSDTMVQNLESSTRNLIKKVAREEAGKVLNRMKERFSTVFNHDSDSMRRVWPEVDIKTAVKDAQTASLSVLSDRAVIRLDEKPDMVKNLLFSSLMGGTVDALASNTWEEVSPINVLKSPMECMSLWDQFKKETQYMVDQAISAQLEAQKGRKSWLSSLWVVAPLVSAFFGLAVDEVKQNM, encoded by the exons ATGGCCCAACTCTCTCCTCTTTCCGTCCAACTCATCTCCAGTAACGGCGACTTGAATGTCGACGGTCTCGAAAACTTCGTCCGCGCTACCAACCTTCCCGATCGCGGCCTCTCCTACTCTGTCGTAGCCATCATGGGCCCACAAAGCAGTG GCAAGAGTACTTTAATGAATCatcttttttatacaaattttaaagagATGGATGCTTCTGACGGAAG GAGCCAGACAACTAAGGGAATTTGGATAGATAAATGTGTTGACATTGAACCCTTCACCATTGTCATGGATTTAGAGGGAACTGATGGCACTGAAAGAGGCGAG gATGACACTGCATTCGAGAAACAGAGTGCCCTGTTTGCTGTGGCAATTGCAGATGTTGTACTGATAAACAT TTGGTGCCATGATATCGGTCGGGAGCAGGCTGGCAGTAGACCTCTTCTAAAAACAGTTTTTCAG GTCATGATGCGTTTATTTAGCTCACGTAAAACAACTCTTTTGTTTGTTATACGGGATAAAACCAAG ACGCCGGTTGAAAAATTAGGGTCTAATTTAAGAGAAGATATTCAGaag ATTTGGGAAGCATTTCCTAAACCCCAAGACCATGACAGTACTCCTCTCAGTGAGTTTTTTAAT GTGGAGGTCATTGCTTTATCTAGCTATGAAGAGAAGGAGCAAGAGTTTAAAGAGCAG GTTGCTCAATTGAGGCAGCGATTTTTCCATTCCATCTCTCCAGGAGGACTAGCTGGAGATAGACAAGAAGTTGTTCCTGCCTCAGTGTTCTCCTTCAGTGTACAACAGATTTGGAAacttataaaagaaaacaaggaCCTGAATCTTCCTGCTCATAAG GTAATGGTTGCCACTTTTCGGTGTGAGGAAATTGCCAATGTGAAGCTGTGTCTATTGTCAGATGATAAG GGTCGGTTGGCTTTGGAGGAAGCTATTCAAGTGGGTCCGATCCCTGGATTTGGTAAAGAGGCTCACACCATTATAGATACCTATCTTTCAGA ttatgaCAAGGAGACAATCTACTTTGATGAAGCTGTGAGAACTAGAAAACGACAAGATTTGGAGTCAAAAGCAATTCAT ATTTTCTACCGTGCATATACTGTCATATTGGATCATCTACAGTCTAAAGGGTTTGATAGCTTTAAGATCAGCTTGGAACAATTACTTAAAGATGGGGAAGGTTTTGCTTCTGCAGTTCGCACTTGTCTTCAATCTTGCATGCTGGAGTTTGACCAAGGATGTGCTG ATGCTGCTATAAGACTGGCTAACTGGGATGCTTCAAAAGTTCAGGAAGAACTTCTCCATGATATTCATGAACATGCATCATCCCTTCTCCATGCGAAGCTGTCTGAAATCAAAGCCAAGTTTGAG GAAAAACTCACTGCAGGACTTACTGAACCTGCAAAATATCTGTTTGCAGCTGGTTCTGAGGACACTTGGGCTTCATTAAGAAAACTTCTTGGCTCTGTAACTGAAGCTGCTGTACTGGAGTACTTAAATGCAATTTCTGGTTTTGAGTTGGACCAAGCTACAAGTGACACAATGGTTCAAAATTTAGAGAGCTCTACAAGAAACTTGATAAAGAAAGTAGCTAGAGAAGAAGCTGGCAAAGTTCTGAACCGCATGAAAGAAAG ATTCTCAACAGTCTTCAATCATGACAGTGATTCAATGCGAAGGGTTTGGCCTGAAGTTGACATTAAAACCGCTGTGAAGGATGCCCAGACTGCG TCACTGAGTGTACTTTCAGATAGGGCTGTTATACGCTTGGATGAGAAACCCGATATGGTTAAAAATTTACTGTTTTCCTCACTTATGGGTGGAACTGTTGATGCTCTAGCCTCAAACACGTGGGAGGAG GTTTCTCCAATCAATGTGTTGAAATCACCCATGGAATGTATGTCTTTGTGGGATCAGTTCAAGAAAGAGACCCAATATATGGTCGATCAAGCGATTTCGGCACAG CTGGAGGCTCAGAAAGGACGTAAAAGCTGGTTGTCCTCTCTATGGGTTGTGGCACCCCTAGTTTCTGCATTTTTCGGCTTGGCTGTTGACGAGGTGAAGCAAAATATGTAA